TTCAGCATTGTGTGCTGGAGGAGCAAGGCGTACATGAATAGAAAGGCAGGATCTCCCATCACATCTGTACCCATATTAGCAAAACCGATTTAGCCTTTCATGGGTGCTTACAGCAGTGTGAGACCAGTGCACTCAGAGATGTTGAAAAATTCTATCTATAAAAATCCAGCTTAGTTTTACACGTCAGGATGTGTTTTTGTGCAGGCTTGAGTTTATCACTATGACTTTTAATGAAGTTAATGGCaaatacaacatcaccataagaaTTATAACTCagactatttcatttcatttttatttaactattattattattttgcttctagtcactggggcttgatgctggtactatgaatccactgctcctagtggctgtTTTTCTTCCATCATTTTATTcaacagaatagagagaaattgaaaaggtaagggtgaaagacagagggagagaaagatagacagctgcagacctgcttcattgcttgtgaagtatccccctacaggaagggagcaggggctcaaacccaactgggtccttgtgcttagtactatgtccacttaaccaggtgcaccatggacCATAACTCTATTTAacagacaattttttaaatttttattagcggtttaataatgattaacaagattataagataacaggggtacaatttcacaaagTTTCCAGCatcagagttcagtgtcccacaccctccattagaaactttcctattctttatccttctctgggaaatggaccaaaattccttacggggtgcagaaggtggaaagtttggcttctgtaattgcttttaagAGATAACCCAATTGTTAATACAGATTTGATTCAAAAGCTTCATTTGAAATTCTCTCcgtggtgtctgtgtgtgtgtgcgtgtgcgtgtgcgtgtgtgtgtgatgacATCTTTTGCTTTTGAatatttctgtcttttaaaacaACCACCATTACTGTATGACTTAAGGTGGCCATTTATGACAATGTGGGTACAATCCAAGTTTCATTCCTCAGTGGCCCAATGCTATACAATGAAAAGAGTGCCAATGGGGCATGGGTTCTAATCTACCTAGGCACCTCCAAGATGTGTAAAACTTTGGACAAGTCATTCAAACACTTTGAATGTGGTACCACCACTTCCTTATTCATTTATgcttgcagggttatcactggggctcagtgccagcactatgaatccactgctcctggcagccatttttcccattttattggataggacaggtagaaattgagaggggagagggcatcgagagagagaggaaaaaaaaaaatagacacctgaagacctgctttgccatttgtaaaGTGTCCCCTCTATACTTgggaagccagggtcttgaaTGCTGGATCTTGGCTTgcatccttgagcttagtactatgtgtgattaacggTGCACCGCTATCCAACACCTCAAATTCCTCTTATCTACATATAGGAGTgttgtaaaaagaaaatgaaatgttatACATTAAAGAGTTTATATACTATAAAATGCTGCATAAATATTAGTTGGCATAATAATTGCTGTAGATCTCAGAATATTAAGAAAAACACAATTATTTTTTAGATATAACATCTAGTAGTATTACTGTAACTAGTGCTTTGATCATGtatgtactttaattttttaactatatgaataaaaaattaataaatttatccTATTCAGACATTGTGATTTTATCTGAGACACAAACAATTTCAATACGTACTATTTTACTTAGTGATAGTAAACTATATATAGACAATCATAAATTTTTGCCctggaacaaattgtttaatctcTTGAATTATTCTTCTTGTGAAATCAAGACAAgttgttcttttaaatttttattagtaattttaatAGTGGTttctttacaagattataaaattgctggagtatagttccataccacacccaccaccaaagtcctgtgtcaTGCACACGCACGTGCACGCGCACGCGCATGCACACTCTCTGATAGTCACTATAATTCTCAGAATATCTCAGAGACAGATTTACAGTTTGGCTACTTTTCTTTGCaggttcatatgtttcagttctatagattccacatatgagtaaaactgcCAGAAGTCACTTTTCATCTCCAtacttacttcactgagcataatcaccttcagttacatccattttgccccaaaggaaaaaatataatattttaattgcATAATAAGATTATATTGAATAGATTTCCCATAGCTTATTTATCTAtgcatctgctgatgggcatttaagtTTCTTtcactccttggctattgtgaataatgcagataTGAACTTagaggtacatatgtcccttcaaattgatGTTTTCACATCCTTTGAGTATATTTTTAGAAGTGGCATTGCTGGATAATAAGGTACGTCCATTTTTATTAAAACAAGTTGTTTCTGAAGTTAAATGACTGAAGTTAAAACCATGATAATTCGTGAGTAGGTCTAGAATAAGCTGGAAGATATACTGTGCAAAACTTTATTTATCCCTAATCTGTATTCATCTTTTCACCTTTTTATTAGTGCATATACTTCCACACCTCACCCGTCACCAACATCTTGTACCCCACCATCTCCCATAACCtctgtagttctcacaaaataTTAGAGACAGGctattttttacaagttcatgtgtttcacttctctttttttttacatttaattactttatttatttatttattattggatagagacagagagaaattgagaggggaggaggaaatagggagagaaacatctACAACACTGATTTAACActgttgaagctttccccttgcaggtgggggccaagggctttaacctgggtccttgtgcactgtagtgtgtgcagttaaccaggtgtgccaccaccgggcccccttgtttcagttctctagattctacaaatgagtgaaaccattcagtgtttgtctttcacctctttacttcatCAAACATAATTAgcaccagttctatccatttataCAGAATTTTTCACACAGCTTTAGGGTAAGACCCCAGACATCCAAGGGTCAGACTTCATTCAGGGGCCAATGCATGCAATGTAATGAAATAACTAAGAGTAAGCTCTAGAACCATACTATCTAAATTTAAATGGTAGTTTTACTACTTGTCTATGTAGCCTTGAGCAAGTTCTTTAATTTTCATAATGTACTTTCCTGAAACTCATCTGAAAATGGGGGTAAGAATACCACATATACCATAAGTTTATTGTTAggattaaataatataataaaccaGTTAGAACATATTTGGAAAGAAGGAAAACTCCATTTTAGTAAGTCAGCCCTGTTACTATCATTGTGGTATGCCTTACAGGGGATTCTCAAGGATCTTGAATTTTTATCTACTAACTCTTTCCCTGGCTTACTGGAGTTTGCCTCTGAAGCCATATTTTATACTAGCACAATTATAGGATTCACATGATTCTTTAGTTTTGTAGATAATTtgttttctataaaataaaaaaaatgggaactATAGCCCATTGCAAAATTTTAGGTATTTACTGGTCTGatgaaagaacaagaaaaaaaattagtttatcAACGAAAGTGAACATAGATTCTGTAGGCATTTATTAAGCTAAGTGGATATGTATGGATCTAACTAAGGGAAATATAGGAATAAAAGTAATGAAATCATTTTAAAGCTGTGGTCACACCAGCTGAGTTTAAAAAGTAATAGAAGACTAAGTAAAGCAAGAAAGGCAAACTCATTGAGTTTAGACTTTTCAGAGCAGCTCCTAGTTCCTGAGGTAAAGAAGAAAGCACCTGAAGAGATAGCCATTCCTCCAATCTGCAGTTTTGCCTCTATAGTTTTTTAACATGAAAAAAAACCTGGGTATTAGGACAATAACAAGCACTTAACCACCAGGTTTTCAAGACCTACTTTTACTTGACCTCTCAAGCAGGCTGCTCAATTGGGAAGACAGTAATGTGGAATCTTCATCTGATGTAGCATGCTACTCTCTAAGTCCATCCATTTTGTTAAATggcaagatttcttttttttttttattgctaagtatgACATTTTTTAGAGGTGGAGAActgtgtttttatatttattcgttatttttaatttgataggatagagagaaactgagagggaaggggagctagagaatgagagagacactgGATCATATTCTTAatgtttgaggactctccattACTGGTTTCCATAGTGGCTGGGTCATTTTCTGTTCACACCATGTAGAAAGATTGCCGTTTCTCAAGATCCTTGAGAAACTTAatgtttcttattatttttacctcATTAATATCTGGACAATAACTAAACAAACAGATTATGAGAACAAAATGATGGTGAGTGTAGATCCAGGCAAATGGGAGTAGGTAAATTGAGTAGAGAGGGTCAACAATGTGTGGAAATGGGTGGAAACTAGTCTTCCAGTGGATGCCATAATGTAGGATATAGAGATGCTGAATTAGATGCTATATACCCAAAATGTACATAAGAACTTAAGCCAATGTTACTTCTGGTTAAAGATCCATTTTAAGAGAGGATTCTTTAGTCATTTGAGAGGTAAAGCAGAAAACAGGATGGCCACTGAACTTATagtacttgttttcttttttttttaaatattttatttatttatgagaaagataggaggagagagaaagaaccagataccactctggcacatgtgctgccaggaattgaactcgagacctcatgcttgagagtccaaagctttaccactatgccacctcctggaccacggtaCTTGTTTTCTTAGTCCATGATCAAAATATCACCAATCTGATCTTGTTGTCTGTACAAACTGGGATGAATTAGGGTGGCAGTGGATCAGGCTATTCACACCCTCCATATAGTTTACTGCTCCTTCCTACCAGGAGCTGTATAATAGATCCCTCTAGCATATACCTACAGCACCCTATTGCCTGGATCACCATACACCCCACTCCAGCTTTACTCCTGCTGTTCTAGCCTAGCCATTAGCaatgttctctttccttctcaaaagTACCCAGTTTGAATGCTAATTACGATCACCAAGTATACACTAGAATCTCAAGTAATGCTCCCATTGCTGACCTTATTAATGTTATTTCTTCATTAAATCTTGGAAAATTCAGAAAGCTGCTGTATCACATACAACCACTCTAGGGAGTATCCAAACGTGTTGTCAGAGATGACAAGAAGGATGCGGTGGGCCCTGCCTCTGCAGCTGGCAGACTGTGCTATTGTCTGAGTGTCATCTCACAAGGACAGCAACAGCTATTTAGTGGGTGTCTTAGTCTGGATTGAATTTCCCACGAATTTTTGCATACATGGTGTGGATTTTGAGGATATACcatataaaataaaggaaagaaaatttattttattaggtaTTCTTGCTGTGTATTAATAaaataagggggagtcgggcggtagcgcagcgggttaagcgcaggtggcacaaagcacaaggactgtgtaaggatcccagtttgagccccgggctccccacctgcagggagtcacttcacaagcggtgaagtcggtctgcaggtgactgtctttctctccccatctctgtctttcctcctctctccatttctctctgtcctatccgacaatgacaacaacaataaaacaagggcaacaatacaataaacaataaataaaacaacaacaataaaacaaaaaggaataaataaataatatttaaaataaaataaggggcttTCACCAGTTGGGGAAAATGTAAGCTTTCCCAAAAGACCTGGGCTTGGGTCTTTTTAAAATGGAGGTAGACAGCTACATGAGAACAAGTCTTCTATTTACCTTTCAGTTCTTAGTTGCTGGAGTTGTAGCAGGCCAAAACCCAGCCTGTTTATTAGGCTGTTCTTCAACTTCCAATCCTGGCTGAAGTTCTAGTGGGTTATTAGGGATTcaataccaccaccacctccacccccaaagTTGATACAtcactgaaataaaattaaaggtcTTGTACCCATAGGCAGTTATACCTATTGTTCAGCTTTTCTGCAATACTTAATCTGTTTCACCACAGAACCCTCTTGTGTCCCAAGGGGTGGAATGCAGTGAGGGGCGGTGCTTTTTAAAGCTGCGAGCATAGTCCACTTGAGACAGGATGTTAGGAATGTGGTCATTTCTAACCTATGCCCTGTTTTctatctgtcttgtccaacaggTGACATCAGTTGCAAGGGGATGACCGAGCGCATTCACAGCATCAACCTTCACAACTTCAGCAATTCCGTGCTCGAGACCCTCAACGAGCAGCGCAACCGTGGCCACTTCTGTGACGTGACGGTGCGCATCCACGGGAGCATGCTGCGTGCACACCGCTGCGTGCTGGCCGCTGGCAGCCCCTTCTTCCAGGACAAGCTGCTGCTGGGTTACAGTGACATCGAGATCCCGTCGGTGGTGTCAGTGCAGTCGGTGCAAAAGCTCATTGATTTCATGTACAGCGGCGTGCTGCGTGTCTCGCAGTCAGAAGCCCTGCAGATCCTCACCGCCGCCAGCATCCTGCAGATCAAAACCGTCATCGATGAGTGCACGCGCATCGTGTCGCAGAACGTGGGCGATGTGTTCCCGGGGATCCAGGACTCGGGTCAGGACACTCCGCGGGGCACTCCTGAGTCGGGCACATCCGGCCAGAGCAGCGACACGGAATCGGGCTACCTGCAAAGCCACCCTCAGCACAGCGTGGACAGGATCTACTCGGCGCTCTATGCGTGCTCCATGCAGAATGGCAGCGGCGAGCGCTCCTTCTACAGCGGCGCAGTGGTCAGCCACCATGAGACGGCGCTCGGCCTTCCGCGGGACCACCACATGGAAGACCCCAGCTGGATCACACGCATCCACGAGCGCTCCCAGCAGATGGAGCGCTACCtgtccaccactcctgaaaccaCACACTGCCGCAAGCAGCCCCGGCCAGTGCGCATCCAAACCCTGGTGGGCAACATCCACATCAAACAGGAAATGGAGGACGATTATGACTACTATGGGCAGCAAAGGGTGCAGATCCTGGAGCGCAATGAATCTGAAGAGTGCACGGAAGATACTGACCAGGCCGAGGGCACTGAGAGTGAGCCCAAGGGCGAAAGCTTTGACTCGGGCGTTAGCTCCTCCATAGGCACCGAGCCTGACTCGGTGGAGCAACAGTTCGGGCCTGGGGCAACACGGGATGGCCAAGCAGAAACTACCCAAGCTGAGCAGACTACAGAAGCCCCTGCCGAGGGTGGTCCACAGTCGCACCAGCTAGAGACAGGTGCCTCCTCCCCAGAAAGAAGCAATGAGGTGGAGTTGGACAACACAGTCATCACTGTCAGCAACAGCGCAGACAAGAGCGTCCTACAGCAGCCTTCAGTCAACACATCCATTGGGCAAACATTGCCAAGTACCCAGCTCTATTTACGCCAGACAGAAACCCTCACCAGCAACCTGAGGATGCCTCTGACCTTGACCAGCAACACACAGGTCATTGGCACAGCCGGTAACACCTACCTGCCGGCCCTCTTCACTACCCAGCCTGCGGGCAGTGGCCCCAAGCCTTTCCTTTTCAGCCTGCCACAGCCCCTGGCAGGTCAGCAGACCCAGTTTGTGACAGTGTCCCAGCCGGGCCTGTCCACCTTTACTGCACAGCTGCCAGCACCACAGCCCCTGGCCCCATCTGCTGGCCACAGCACAGCCAGTGGGCAGGGTGAAAAAAAGCCTTATGAGTGCACTCTCTGCAACAAGACTTTCACCGCCAAACAGAACTACGTCAAGCACATGTTCGTACACACAGGTGAGTATAGacactccctccactggacatGATAACAGAGAGGGGTGTGGTAGGGGGTGAGGatttagatagagagaaggacaaaatagaaaatagagtGGAAGTTTTAGAGTCATCTTTCTAATACTACTGAGATCTAATGGTATGTTATCTAAAAATTTTAATCCCCACCCCATTTTAGCAAGGAAGCACCTGACCACAAAAAGACAAGATCACAAATAGCTTTTATGTAGAAGAGCTAAACTGGAAAGCTTGATAAAAAAAGTTTGTATGCACAATATACCTTACATACTTTGAATTTTATAATACATTCCTTAATtccttaattatttattcattttaatgatacatgaaagacacagagagaaagaaacaaagatagatagatagatacatacatacatacatacatacacacatacatacaaacaaacatacataccagagcactgctcacctctgacatATGGTATGCTAgatagagactgaacctgggattgcagagcctcaggcttttgtataaccattatactatctccctagcccaaacCTGGGTGTTTAGAACTGTAAAAGTTCTTTTAAATCATGTGCtctgaacatttcttttttttttttttctggatagagacagagaagagagaagtagcagtcagagaggagagagagagagagagaatgatagagagagacttacaacactgtttcactgcttgtgaagcttttcccctgtatgtgggaaccagggacttgaaccttggaccttgagcatagtaacatgtgcactcaaccaggtatgccactgcctgatgcccccttatttattattttatgaaaataagCAGAGCACAGTTCTGACTATTGAACATTTCATTTTATGACCCAAAACATTTCATTTTATGCaagtagagaaggaaaggggtttTAATCTGTAATACTTTCTGTATTAACCAGCatgaagaaacaacaacaaaacttgatGCAAGCTTAAGTTGCATTTGTGGTCCCTGTAATGAGGAGGAGTGATACTATATTTTTTCTCATCTTTAACTACCTCAAAGGACTATAATCTGTGCTATGTACTACTTTTTGAAATGGTAGTAGACTAATTGGGACATATTCAGAGGAGTATGATTAGAATAATGAAAGGCCATAAAACTGTGACATATATTATAGTTGAAGGATATGAGTATTTAAGAAGATGCTCAGAAGGTTCAGGGGTAGCTTCAAAAGAGAAGGCTTGGGGCATTATGCAAGTCATATTCATGTATGCTCCAGGAAAACATACTATATTAGTCAAGTTAGAGCTCTGAGTCCTGATTGCCtgggtttctacttagacttagccaCTACTGAACTTTAAACTTTACTAAGCTTTTATACATTTCAGTGCCCTAGTCTGTATAGCAGATATACTAGGGATAATACTAACACATCTTTCTTATGACAGTGTACTGAAGATTAAATTAATACTAATGAAGTTCTGAAAACAATCCCTGGCACATAACAAGCACTTTATGGATAgtagttattaatattattggTGATATTTACATGactaggagagggaaaaaaaattaagttcattCTGTTTACCTCCAAAAAGTAGAACTGGACAAATGATTAAAAGCTTTAAGAAGAAAATTTaactaaataaaactaaaaagattGTTAATTGTCAGAGCTACTCTAAAATAGCCTCTAAAGGTTATTCCTATAATTAGAGATGTTCAAGGAAAGAATGAATTACCATATCATTGGGATGTCGTAGAGGGCATTTAGTCATCAGGTGACTAGACAAGGTGATGTTTCATCCTGTGGTGTTTCTAGAGCTAAGATCTGCGTACCTCCAGACACCCCTTCATAGACATAGAGAATCTGATGGATAATCATCCATTTCTGTGATATATTGCAAATTTTtccttatatataaaaatatctaCCCCAATAGTGATCACCATATTTGAAATTCCTATCATTTCACTCTAAAGCCTCTGGTTTCAGGATAGTTCTTATAAATGACAAATTGATTTCCAGGAAAAAGTCACAAACTTGAATTACAACACATGAACACAAATCATTTCCTCAAAGCAACCTGGTTGATAGATAGCCTAGCAGAAATCTAGGGGATAGGACATAAGACAAAACAGTTTTCAGTGAGgacaagaagggaaggagaatagTAGATAATGAGACAAAGTTCCTAGCCTGgaaatcaataaatgaaatagGACATCTTAAGATGAACTTTGCCTCTGCCTTTGTAGTTCATCATTAAGTCAGGTCGTATGCAAAtacatgtatgtgtgtctgtaatatatgtatactatatatatgtgtgtgtgtgtatatatatacatataatatatatatagtatattaatACACTAGTAACTTGAAATCAATCTAAGGAAATTTCCCATGTGCTATACGTATCATCGCTATTTAGTGAACTAATCAAATTGAAGTCTTAATATTTATCTGACTCCTTAGGTAAAGCTGACTTTGCCCTTGGATTCACAAACTTTTCTATCCTCCCCTTGTGTGCATGACTATCAGTAAACCCAGCAAATGTAAAATTCACACATTTTATTATGTCACATATCAAAATAAGGCTTAAATTTGCAACATAAAAATTTCAGTACACCAGCAGAATTTGTCTCTCTGGGTATAACCACATTTGTCCAATATACTCACCAGAGAATTTTGTGGTTCACCTAAATAACTACATTTACCCATTGAAAAACCACCAATGGGTTTGCACATTTGTACAAGCAATGTTGTTTCATAAGCCTGAATTTTGCTCAAAGTGTAGCCTTCAGATGCCTAGTAAACTATGACAAGTCTCATTAAGTTGTGGATTTTGTATTGGAAGTTTATAATATGGATTACAATATGCCCATATCTGGACACAATCAATAATGTATATATGATACTGGAAcaatttcctttaaaaagaatCAAGGATCTGGGTGTttgcacacctggtaaagcacacacatgttaaaaataatcaaaactcTTCCCTTTCATCCCAGAATTACTTGACAGTTTAGAAGGATCATCAGCCTATCAAGATTTTTGTCTAACTGAGTTTATAACCTAACAAAGTTTAAAAACAATTGGTCTCAAatttcaaaatgaaagaaaacctgGACATATGAAAGTAACATAGGACCTGGATTCACTGTagcccacattaaaaaaaaaattctctgcaaCGTattttgaaacacacacacacacacacacacacacacacacacacacttgaaccTTCTCAACTTTATAGGATTCtaggaaaaatgaaatatatatccaGAGCAGATAggccaaatgtttatctgaaatacTTAAAATACTGGCTTTAGTTGACAGAGTGAGGTGAATTCCTTTTTGTTACTTATAGTCCAAATGAAAAGCATTCTACCATTTAAGATAGCTTGACAAagttaaaaggaaagaaacttctgttttcttctctaGCATTTCAATAACTCCAAGGTTTATTGTAAATGGTACTAACTTTTCACAGCTGTAGAGAATCATTT
Above is a genomic segment from Erinaceus europaeus chromosome 9, mEriEur2.1, whole genome shotgun sequence containing:
- the ZBTB20 gene encoding zinc finger and BTB domain-containing protein 20 isoform X1, with the protein product MLERKKPKTAENQKASEENEITQPGGSSAKPGLPCLNFEAVLSPDPALIHSTHSLTNSHAHTGSSDCDISCKGMTERIHSINLHNFSNSVLETLNEQRNRGHFCDVTVRIHGSMLRAHRCVLAAGSPFFQDKLLLGYSDIEIPSVVSVQSVQKLIDFMYSGVLRVSQSEALQILTAASILQIKTVIDECTRIVSQNVGDVFPGIQDSGQDTPRGTPESGTSGQSSDTESGYLQSHPQHSVDRIYSALYACSMQNGSGERSFYSGAVVSHHETALGLPRDHHMEDPSWITRIHERSQQMERYLSTTPETTHCRKQPRPVRIQTLVGNIHIKQEMEDDYDYYGQQRVQILERNESEECTEDTDQAEGTESEPKGESFDSGVSSSIGTEPDSVEQQFGPGATRDGQAETTQAEQTTEAPAEGGPQSHQLETGASSPERSNEVELDNTVITVSNSADKSVLQQPSVNTSIGQTLPSTQLYLRQTETLTSNLRMPLTLTSNTQVIGTAGNTYLPALFTTQPAGSGPKPFLFSLPQPLAGQQTQFVTVSQPGLSTFTAQLPAPQPLAPSAGHSTASGQGEKKPYECTLCNKTFTAKQNYVKHMFVHTGEKPHQCSICWRSFSLKDYLIKHMVTHTGVRAYQCSICNKRFTQKSSLNVHMRLHRGEKSYECYICKKKFSHKTLLERHVALHSASNGTPPAGTAPGARAGPPGVVACTEGTTYVCSVCPAKFDQIEQFNDHMRMHVSDG
- the ZBTB20 gene encoding zinc finger and BTB domain-containing protein 20 isoform X2, whose protein sequence is MTERIHSINLHNFSNSVLETLNEQRNRGHFCDVTVRIHGSMLRAHRCVLAAGSPFFQDKLLLGYSDIEIPSVVSVQSVQKLIDFMYSGVLRVSQSEALQILTAASILQIKTVIDECTRIVSQNVGDVFPGIQDSGQDTPRGTPESGTSGQSSDTESGYLQSHPQHSVDRIYSALYACSMQNGSGERSFYSGAVVSHHETALGLPRDHHMEDPSWITRIHERSQQMERYLSTTPETTHCRKQPRPVRIQTLVGNIHIKQEMEDDYDYYGQQRVQILERNESEECTEDTDQAEGTESEPKGESFDSGVSSSIGTEPDSVEQQFGPGATRDGQAETTQAEQTTEAPAEGGPQSHQLETGASSPERSNEVELDNTVITVSNSADKSVLQQPSVNTSIGQTLPSTQLYLRQTETLTSNLRMPLTLTSNTQVIGTAGNTYLPALFTTQPAGSGPKPFLFSLPQPLAGQQTQFVTVSQPGLSTFTAQLPAPQPLAPSAGHSTASGQGEKKPYECTLCNKTFTAKQNYVKHMFVHTGEKPHQCSICWRSFSLKDYLIKHMVTHTGVRAYQCSICNKRFTQKSSLNVHMRLHRGEKSYECYICKKKFSHKTLLERHVALHSASNGTPPAGTAPGARAGPPGVVACTEGTTYVCSVCPAKFDQIEQFNDHMRMHVSDG